The following proteins are encoded in a genomic region of Magnolia sinica isolate HGM2019 chromosome 1, MsV1, whole genome shotgun sequence:
- the LOC131245139 gene encoding phospholipase A1-Igamma1, chloroplastic-like, translated as MSSPNEDIPAKWHNIHSPSSSTHLIDPPETSAHPSPPVILNSHPSPHTLLSNCTSPHIRSQRSPLSRHLPDMDNSIILMPSPKEDIHAKCQEIHSPSRGTCLIDQPDLWLPQEIVRYGEFTQATTMAFKLDSYCGSCQHHLGMLLEEICLNKHGYKVAKFIYAHIDGPSWMRQWAGKKSKDTNLIGYVAFSDNYKSHQIGRRDITVVWRGTKALLEWFKDIEIDLIPFGNDVDVEVASGFHSIYKSRSDSSSYSKLSASEQVMEAVKGLVKLYKEKGEEVGLTITGHSLGGALSLLNAYEAASSLHDLNCQIRVISFGAPQVGNRAFRDKLKQMQVKILRVVIKQDVVPMLPADLINENLLEWAFKLVGQQNSLFKHVGTQLTLVADGVAIPEAHKIKTYLSLVNGSDSPASELPCGCSVGRAIGEQSSVEK; from the coding sequence ATGTCGTCCCCGAATGAAGATATCCCTGCAAAATGGCACAACATACACAGTCCGTCCAGTTCGACCCACCTGATTGACCCACCAGAGACATCAGCACATCCATCTCCCCCAGTTATTCTTAATTCTCACCCATCTCCACATACGCTCCTCTCCAACTGCACCAGCCCCCATATCAGGAGCCAACGAAGCCCATTGAGTAGACATCTCCCAGACATGGACAATTCGATAATTCTAATGCCGTCTCCCAAGGAAGATATCCATGCGAAATGCCAAGAGATCCACAGTCCATCTCGTGGAACATGCCTGATTGATCAACCAGACCTGTGGCTCCCACAGGAGATAGTACGTTATGGAGAATTCACACAAGCCACGACCATGGCTTTCAAACTGGACTCATACTGTGGGAGCTGTCAACACCATCTAGGGATGCTCTTGGAGGAAATATGCCTCAATAAGCATGGTTACAAAGTAGCCAAGTTCATCTACGCCCACATTGATGGGCCCAGTTGGATGCGCCAATGGGCTGGCAAAAAGAGCAAAGATACAAATTTGATTGGCTATGTAGCTTTCAGTGACAACTATAAGTCACACCAGATTGGACGTAGGGACATTACCGTGGTGTGGCGTGGTACCAAAGCACTCTTGGAGTGGTTTAAGGACATTGAAATCGATCTTATTCCATTTGGCAATGATGTTGATGTGGAGGTGGCATCTGGGTTCCATAGCATCTATAAATCCAGGAGTGACTCTTCCAGTTACAGCAAGTTGAGTGCATCAGAACAAGTGATGGAAGCAGTGAAAGGTCTTGTGAAGTTGTACAAAGAGAAAGGTGaagaggtgggcctcaccatcacTGGTCACAGCCTAGGTGGGGCCTTATCTCTCCTCAACGCTTACGAGGCTGCCTCCTCCCTCCATGACCTCAACTGCCAAATCCGTGTCATCTCTTTCGGGGCCCCACAAGTCGGTAACAGGGCATTTAGAGACAAGCTCAAACAAATGCAAGTGAAGATACTGCGGGTGGTGATCAAGCAAGATGTGGTGCCAATGTTGCCCGCGGACCTTATCAATGAGAATCTGTTGGAATGGGCTTTCAAACTAGTGGGGCAGCAGAACTCTCTGTTCAAACATGTGGGGACCCAATTGACGCTGGTTGCAGATGGAGTTGCTATTCCCGAAGCACATAAAATAAAGACATACCTTTCTCTTGTGAACGGTTCGGATAGTCCAGCGTCTGAACTTCCATGTGGATGCTCGGTGGGACGCGCCATCGGTGAACAAAGCTCTGTTGAAAAGTAA